CGACCCGGCCGCCGTAATTGAACTCCTGGTCGTAGCGCTCGATGTTCCAGGCGGCGTTGTTCGACACGATGATGACGGGCTTCGCCCCGTGGCGGACCGCGGTGTCGATCTCCATCGCGTTGATGCCGAAGGCGCCGTCGCCGGTGACGCAGATCACCTGCCGGTCGGGATGGGCGAGCGAGGCCGCGGTGGCGTAGGGCACGCCGACGCCGAGGCAGCCGAAGGCGCCGGCATCGAGGTAGGTCCGCGCCTCGAGGCCGACCCGGGCGAAGCTGAGAAGATCGCCGCCGTCGGCCACTGCGATGTAGTCCGGGGCCGCGACCTGACGGATCGCCGCGAAGATCGCCGCCGGGTGGACGCGGCCGTCCTCCCCCGTCTGCGGCACGCTCGCCCCGGTCGAGCGCTTGAGGTGGCGCTCGCGCAGCCCTCGCGCCCACGCCGTGTCGAGGGCGGGCGACCGGTTGCCGGCGGCGTCCACGATGGCGGCGAGCGCCAGCGCGGGCGTCGCGAGCAGCTCCGGCTCGCCGCGGCGGTTGTCGACGAGTTCGCCGGCCGTGTCGGCGATGCGCACGAAGCGGGCATTCGGGAACACCGCCGGCGAGCCGTAGCCGAGCTGGTAGTCGAGCTTGCGGCCGATCACCAGGACCACGTCGGCCTCGGTCATCGCGGCGGCCCGCATCGCGCCGACGGTGGCCGGATGGTCGGCCGGCACCAGGCCGCGGCTCTCCTGGGTGTCGAGGTAGACCGCACCCAGCGCGTCGAGGAGGCGGACCAGCTCCGGGCCGGCCGTCTTGGCGCCGCGGCCGCTCACCACCAGCGGGCGACGCGCGCCCCACAGCACCTCGACGGCCTTCGCGACCGCCGCCGGATCGGGCGGCAGCAGGCGGGGTTCCTTCGGCGCCATCCAGTCGTCGAGCACCAGCTGCGGCGGCACGTGGGCGCGCAGCACGTCGGTCGGGATCTCGATGTAGACGGGACCCGGTTCGCCGAGGTCGCCCATGGCGCGGGCCACCGCCTCGTCGAGCTCGCGGATCACCTGGTCGGCGACCCGGGCGGTGCGCGACTGGCGGGTGACCGGCCTCAGGATGTCGACGTGCGGGATGTCCTGGAGCGGGCCTAGATTGGCCTGCGCCCGCGAGGTGCAGCCGCCGATCAGCAGCACCGGCACGCGGGCGAGCGAGGCGTTGGCGATGCCGGTGACGCAGTTGGTGACGCCGGGCCCGGCGGTCGCCATGCAGACCCCGAGCTCACCCGTCAGCTCGGCGTGGGCGTGGGCCATGTGGACGGCGGCGCCCTCGTCGCGCACGTCGACGATGCGGATGCCGAGGCGGGCGCAATGGTCCCAGATCGGCTGGATGTGGCCGCCCTGGAGCCCGAACACCCGATCGACGCCCCGCGCCTTCAGGAACTGCGCGATCCAGGCGGCGCAGGATTGCGCGTCGGCGTTGAGGTCCTGGACGGTGTCGGTCGGCTGGCTCATCGGGTTTCTCCCTCCCGTTCGTGTCGTTGTTCGCGCCATCGGCGCGTCGTGCCCGCCTCGGAATTCATTCCGGGTGAGGATGGTATCTTCGCAGATCACGAAGCCCGGATCCGCTGCCCGCACCCATATAGAGCGCCCTTCCCCTCTCCCCGCGGGCGGGGAGAGGGCCGCTGACCCCTTGTCGGGTCAGCGGCAAGCGCAGGCGCAAGCCGGAGCGAGGGTGAGGGGGTATCTCCAGATGAGACTCCTCCGGCATTTCCCCCTCACCCTCGCCCTGCGGGCTTGCTGCGTTCCCTGAACGGGAACACAGCCCTCTCCCCGCCCGCGGGGAGAGGGGAGACCCGCGATCCATCCGTCGAAGGCCCGGAGTTGGTCGCCCCCTACCCCTCCCCGCGCACCAGCCTCTCCTTCAGCTTCCGGTGCAGGTTCTTCCCCGTCGCCGTGCGGGGCATCGCGTCGTCGGCCATGAACGAGACCGTGCGCGGGCGCTTGAAGCCGGCCAAGCGGTCCTTGCACCATCCGAGGATTTCGCCCTCGGTGGCGGAGGCGCCGTCGCGCAGCACGACGACGGCATGGACCCGCTCGCCCCAGGTCTCGTCCGGCAGGCCGACCACCGCGACGTCGTGCACCGCCGGGTGGCCGCCGAGCAGGGCCTCGACCTCGGACGGATAGATGTTCTCGCCGCCGGAGATGATCATGTTGCTCTTGCGGTCGACGAGGTGGATGAACCCGTCCGCGTCGCGCCGGGCCATGTCGCCGACGGTGCAGTACTCGCCGCGGAAGGCCTCCTTCGTCTTCTCCGGCAGCTTCCAGTAGCCGTCGAACAGGTAGGGGTTCGAGCAGAACAGCTCGCCGGCCTCGCCGTCCGGCACCTCGTTGCCGGCTTCATCCAGCAGCTTGATCGGCGCCGAGCCGACGCATTCGCGGCCGACCGAGCCGAGCTTGGTGAACTGCTCGGGCGGGTGCAGCATCGTCGCCCAGCCGACCTCGGTGGCGCCGTACAATTCGTAGAGCCCGGAATTCGGGAAGAACTCCATCACCGCCCGCTTGGTGTCGGGCCGGGCCGGGGCCGAGGAGATCATCAGCCGGGTGATGCGGGTGAGGTCGTAGCGGTCCCGGACCTGCTGGCTCAGACCCAGCATCATCGCGTAGTGGGTCGGCACCAGGGAGGTGAAGCTCGCCCCGCCCTCGGCGAGCGCGCGCACGCAATGCTCCGGGTCGAAGCTCTTGCGCGAGTACACGCTGGTGACGCCGCCGCAATAGCTGAACGCGCCGAAGAAGTAGAGCGAGTTCGCGTGACACATGGGCATGACCAGCAGTGCCGAATCGCGCCGGTGGATGCCGAGCTCGATCTCGGTGATCATCGACAGCATGGCGGCGCCGCGATGCGAGCGGATCGCCCCCTTCGGCTTGCCGGTGGTGCCCGAGGTGTACATCAGCATCCACGGGTCCGACGGGGCGATCACGGTGCCGGGCTCGTCCTCGCGGGCCCGGCCGATCAGGTCCTCGTAGGACGAGAAGCCCGCCGGGCACGGCGTCGCCCCGAACCACACCACGCGCGACTCCGCCACCGGCAGGTCGGCGCGGATCTCCTCGATCGTGCCGGCCAGCTCATCTTGCAGGATCAGGGCCGAGACCTCGGCATCCTCCAGGATGTAGCGCACTTCCCCGCCGACCAGCCGGAAGTTGATCGGCACCGCGACGAGGCCGGCCTTCGCCATCGCGGCGTAGATCTCGAGCCACTCGACGCAATTGTAGGCCAGCACCGCGACCCGCTCGCCCTTCGTCAGGCCGAGGCCGAGCAGGCCGTTGGCGAGGCGGCAGGCGCGGGCGTTCCACTGCCGGAACGTCATCTCGCGCTCGAGGTCGCGCGCGCCGATCCGGTCGGGCTGCAGGCGCGCCTGGACGGCGAGCATCTGCCCGGGCGTGAGCACATCCCTCATCGTGGTCGTCCTCGTCTGGTCTCTCGGGGCGAGATGGGTTCGTCGATCGTCTTGGCGGCCCGTCCCACTCGCGACCTCAGGATGAGGTCGCGAGTGGAAGAGGCAAGAATCTGCCGGAAAGGCCGAACCCTCAGCCGATGTCGCCTGCATATTTCTGCACCAGCGCCCAGGCCTCCGGCCCGAACTTCTCGCGCCACTGGCCGTAGAACTTGGTCGCCTTCAACGCCCCCTGGAAAGCGGCCGGGTCGGTGGCGTTGAACGTAAGCCCCCGTCCCTCCAGCTCCTTCTGGGTGTCGCGGTTGGCCTGGGCGATGTCGTCGCGCTCCCTCAACGCCGCGGCGTTGAGGTGCTTCTCCATGATCGCCCGCACGTCCGCCGGCACGCCCTTCCAGACCCGGCCGCTCGCCATCATCCAGAACCCGTCCCAGGCGTGGTTGGTGAGCGAGCAGTATTTCTGCACCTCGTAGAACTTGGCGAAATTGATCAAGGCCAGCGGGTTCTCCTGCCCGTCGGCGATCCGGGTCTGGAGCGCCGAATAGGCCTCGCTCAGCGGGATGCTGACCGGCGCGGCGCCGAGCGCCGAGAACATCGAGACCCAGAGCGGCACCACCGGCACGCGGATCTTGAAGTTCTTGAGGTCGTCGGGCGTGCGGATCGGCTTGGTGCTGGTGGTGATCTGGCGAAAGCCGTTGTCCCAGGTCGTCTCGAAGGGCACGAGGTTCGCCTTCTCGATCGCCCGGCGGATATAGCCGCCGACCTCGCCGTCCATCGCGGCCCAGACCTTGTCGTAGCTCGTGAAGGCGAAGCCGATGCCGGTGAGCGAGGTCGCCGGCACGAGCGTCGAGACCACGGTGCCCGGGAAGGTCGCGAGTTCGAGCGCGCCGGAGCGGATCTGGGACAGCATGTCCGAGTCGCTGCCCAGCTGGTTCGACGGGAACAGGCTGATCTCGACGGCGCCGTTGGTCTCCCGGCCGATCGCCGCGATCGCCTCCTTGAGGCGCACGTTCACCGGATGCGGCACCGGCAGGTCGGTGCCGAGCTTGAAGGCGAGCTTGGCGCCTTGCGCCAGGGCCGGCCGCGGGAAGCCGGTCGTCAACGCTGCGGCGGCACCGAGGCTTGATGCCAGCAGGTGCCGCCGGTGGAGACCCGTGGAGCGGGGGGTGTTCATGGCGTTTCTCCCTCGACCGAATTCCGAGCCGTCGTTCGGGCGCGTCCCGCTGCGGCATTTATTGAATTCAGAATTCGAATTTCGAATTCGGTATTGCACGGGCCTCCGGTTTGCGCAACACGTCCGGAACGAGTTTCTGCGTGAAGGGGGATCCGGCCATGGCCGGCGAGACCGACGCCCGCAGCCTGACGCGCCACCGGCTCGTCGAGCAGGTCTACGGCGCGATCTTCAGCGAGATCACCGAGGGGCGGCTGCCGCCCAACACCCGGCTGATCCAGGACGAACTGGCGGATGCCTACGGCGTCTCGCGCCAGCCGGTGCAGCAGGCGCTGCTGCTGCTGCGCAACCACGGCATCGTGCGCGACGCGCCCCGCCGCGGGCTGGTGGTGGCGCCGCTCGAAGCCGCGTTCGTGCAGAACCTCTACGAGGTGCGCGGCGTGCTCGAAGGCCTGACGAGCCGGCTCGCCGCCGAGCGCAACCCGGCCCGGGCCGGCCGAGAGGGTCTTCCCCTGGTGGCGGCGGGGCGCGCGGCGGCGCAAGCCGGCTCGGTGGCGGGGCTGATCGAGGCCGACATCGCCTTCCACCGCTTCCTCGGCGAGATCGCCGAGAACCCGATCATCGTCGAGACGGCGGCGCCGCACTTCAACCACCTGCGGCGGATCATGGGCGAGGTGCTGCGCGAGGACGAGGCGATGCCGACCCGCATCTGGGACGAGCACGCGGCGATCCTGGACGCCATCGCGGCGGGCGAGGCCGAGGCGGCCGACCGGTTGTCGCGCCAGCACATCGCCCGGGCCGCCACGATCTTCGTCGAGCGGCTTCAGGCGCAGGAGGATGCGTTCGCGCTGGAGGCGCGCAGCCGGCGGGTGCGGCGGTAACACGATCGGCGATGTAGCTGGCGCTTCATCGCTTCAAGGAAACCTTTCAACACCCTCCCCTTTCCCGGACGATCGGAGCGTCAGCGGAAGGAGATCCGGGAAAGGGCGCGGCGTTTGACGATGGGCGGGTGGATATCGGTGGCCGCCGTCAGCGTGACCGTCGAGGGCCCCCCTCCCACTCACCCCCGCGGAAACACCCGCGCCGCCCCGACCGCGAGCGCCACCCGGTCGCCCGGCTCGTAGACCTCCGTCACCTTCACCTCGACCGGGGCCTCGGCGCCGTCGAGGAGGATCT
The sequence above is drawn from the Methylobacterium terrae genome and encodes:
- a CDS encoding thiamine pyrophosphate-binding protein, whose translation is MSQPTDTVQDLNADAQSCAAWIAQFLKARGVDRVFGLQGGHIQPIWDHCARLGIRIVDVRDEGAAVHMAHAHAELTGELGVCMATAGPGVTNCVTGIANASLARVPVLLIGGCTSRAQANLGPLQDIPHVDILRPVTRQSRTARVADQVIRELDEAVARAMGDLGEPGPVYIEIPTDVLRAHVPPQLVLDDWMAPKEPRLLPPDPAAVAKAVEVLWGARRPLVVSGRGAKTAGPELVRLLDALGAVYLDTQESRGLVPADHPATVGAMRAAAMTEADVVLVIGRKLDYQLGYGSPAVFPNARFVRIADTAGELVDNRRGEPELLATPALALAAIVDAAGNRSPALDTAWARGLRERHLKRSTGASVPQTGEDGRVHPAAIFAAIRQVAAPDYIAVADGGDLLSFARVGLEARTYLDAGAFGCLGVGVPYATAASLAHPDRQVICVTGDGAFGINAMEIDTAVRHGAKPVIIVSNNAAWNIERYDQEFNYGGRVVGTLLADSDYAAMARALGAHGERVERPEDLAPAIARALANAPALIDVTTSQVAVSSDARKGLGFVPDYQPLTAWDDAERRRRGESV
- a CDS encoding class I adenylate-forming enzyme family protein; this encodes MRDVLTPGQMLAVQARLQPDRIGARDLEREMTFRQWNARACRLANGLLGLGLTKGERVAVLAYNCVEWLEIYAAMAKAGLVAVPINFRLVGGEVRYILEDAEVSALILQDELAGTIEEIRADLPVAESRVVWFGATPCPAGFSSYEDLIGRAREDEPGTVIAPSDPWMLMYTSGTTGKPKGAIRSHRGAAMLSMITEIELGIHRRDSALLVMPMCHANSLYFFGAFSYCGGVTSVYSRKSFDPEHCVRALAEGGASFTSLVPTHYAMMLGLSQQVRDRYDLTRITRLMISSAPARPDTKRAVMEFFPNSGLYELYGATEVGWATMLHPPEQFTKLGSVGRECVGSAPIKLLDEAGNEVPDGEAGELFCSNPYLFDGYWKLPEKTKEAFRGEYCTVGDMARRDADGFIHLVDRKSNMIISGGENIYPSEVEALLGGHPAVHDVAVVGLPDETWGERVHAVVVLRDGASATEGEILGWCKDRLAGFKRPRTVSFMADDAMPRTATGKNLHRKLKERLVRGEG
- a CDS encoding TRAP transporter substrate-binding protein is translated as MNTPRSTGLHRRHLLASSLGAAAALTTGFPRPALAQGAKLAFKLGTDLPVPHPVNVRLKEAIAAIGRETNGAVEISLFPSNQLGSDSDMLSQIRSGALELATFPGTVVSTLVPATSLTGIGFAFTSYDKVWAAMDGEVGGYIRRAIEKANLVPFETTWDNGFRQITTSTKPIRTPDDLKNFKIRVPVVPLWVSMFSALGAAPVSIPLSEAYSALQTRIADGQENPLALINFAKFYEVQKYCSLTNHAWDGFWMMASGRVWKGVPADVRAIMEKHLNAAALRERDDIAQANRDTQKELEGRGLTFNATDPAAFQGALKATKFYGQWREKFGPEAWALVQKYAGDIG
- a CDS encoding GntR family transcriptional regulator, with protein sequence MAGETDARSLTRHRLVEQVYGAIFSEITEGRLPPNTRLIQDELADAYGVSRQPVQQALLLLRNHGIVRDAPRRGLVVAPLEAAFVQNLYEVRGVLEGLTSRLAAERNPARAGREGLPLVAAGRAAAQAGSVAGLIEADIAFHRFLGEIAENPIIVETAAPHFNHLRRIMGEVLREDEAMPTRIWDEHAAILDAIAAGEAEAADRLSRQHIARAATIFVERLQAQEDAFALEARSRRVRR